A single genomic interval of Lewinellaceae bacterium harbors:
- a CDS encoding VWA domain-containing protein, whose amino-acid sequence MRGLYKNTLFVLGMGAVAVFAYALKSRNSASPEHYLSPPTAMMMASVGGLQFIGYDADATSGFSFVILEPVTAGTVYYFTDRGWSTTIGFPAVGTEGILTVTLNNNYSCGTEFAVYDASGTWVVESSQGGSPSVTESGNFNLETSGDQIFAYQTSEPTVGNEGNFLAAIQMNNGWNGSNTGNNNSQQPVFFTSGNPGVGLDIVLTPEVDNAKYDCSTSTGAASNILSAINTEGNWDTDNTNAFDLTAYCGMCCDNSAPVVLAPNTVDLNAAYTLTFNSVLPPGESWEIYTQGCGIGPVLTSTMGTSVQLIAPGVAQELVYFIKSTSGTCCTRVTICVIDPFAVCTDCSTGPFACGECVLSDPAPNPPLSATCDDLQLVFIIDESGSIGSAGATGDVRDGTLAFLNALNGSGVDIAIIEFSTEARLVTNYVPIDNALISAVTGYFNGTPFNSQTYSPSGSTNWHHALYIADTLSIQPDMVILFTDGSPTAYGTSTGISCNNDASLVNPVKIANRMKNDGSHIFMLGVGTVDSTNLKAMSGELKYNAGVNTIGTADWTNENFNNLAQCLEDFAYELCATVISLEKSIVDLSCDTATFQLIVRNLGGTNVATSVMVVDTFPAGYGSVIYTGPQSVCIGAACMPGQPATTFKWTVGSIPPNGSDTLLIRATVLNSGSRLNTAWATSSTADTASASVDGVDLQPDTQSPMIACPADTTIDCGTSTMPLATGQASATDDTDPNPVITYSDLTFSGTLPCIVLQRTWSATDLCGNIASCNQMITIQDSVPPTIICPSNRTVTCLDDTSPASQGMATASDNCTITPGIVFTDQTSGGSCPANFILSRTWIATDACSNTNTCVQTISGVDDMPPALTPARDTVVECDGSGNTAAYSEWITLHGRATASDLCSTFTWSSQVISSMTGCGNTRQDSVRFIVIDACGNADTTMAKFIIKDLTPPTITPATAITIDCNASPNALSDWLSAHGNAMASDVCGNITWSNNFTSAPEACAGSGVIPVTFYATDDCLNVDSTTANLTVSDDSPPHIIQPARDTMVQCEGGGTSAYMIWRTNLGGAQATDDCGEVTWSDREISSTPGCGLTRSYLVRFYVEDACGNMDSTQATFSYIDTVPPVLPAPPNDTLVDCPPNAPGIVPLVAMDACSGGPILAFPTRVTESFSCDYYITDKWIFMDACGNKDSLERRIHVKDSIAPVFPTLLAGDTIYFDCDDPVPGDLPGSTDNCGSVEAGYIDVDLMVTCPSERIIERTYMSTDVCGNSSVIVNYLIFKDTTPPVLSPAMDTLVDCDGTGNTTDLANWIANHGGATASDNCASMIIWSNRTISSSPACPNTRDDLVRFYARDECGNIDSTEAHFIIRDVTPPLFTNDPQDITIDCGMMQGALLNDWLMNNGYAVATEECSVVSWSNDFGGEPGACGDNNSITITFTATDQCNNSSVRTAQLTIQDNIAPTVLNEASDTTVDCDGRGNMAEFGSWINRHGGATATDDCSAVSWDTTLMQRTILCDFTSTSTYYFIATDGCGNADTSTATFTIRDITPPSPPQAPANITVTCSGDIPSAASLNAMDVCAGIIPAVVSDVVSDSNCLNQFEVSRTWIFTDPCGNTSSVQQSILVSDDVPPQIHGVNDQEVIIVSCDQPLPTFNVTASDNCGMVRLVPSISSGTGSCSAESMQTLTWTAIDTCQNRTTVSITIQIVDTTPPVLTIPGDRMISCEQDTAVNILGLATAMDNCSGVTISHNDRTIPGSCRQNYTINRTWIAVDLCMNSASRIQIIEVVDTTPPTYTPPQNITIDCGAGQASDLQTWLDNHANSTGSDNCSLGVIWRYDPVISPDACGLDNSVPVNFYVADSCGNEASFTAMLTIVDEVPPTISSAARDTTVECDGAGNVADFNGWANRHGGASGSDDCGTVSWSYQVLTSTPGCASTRVDSVRFVIRDLCDNRDTTYANFIIVDNTPPMIQLPVDLTILCDEPVDPSFTGLGIAIDECGGATIRFNDAITPGSCPQEYQISRTWEAVDACNNSNSRIQQINVVDTVPPMMICPPDSFANCFAAEIDTFYHWSQYVAGGGSATDACGLDTSSYRFLYETSTMIPQGFEVLRYYTVSDSCGNADTCTHRIIIHDNIPPVALCRDSFMIMADSAGNVRVIADSVDIGSYDNCGIASITFSPAVVSCTFFYNTTIWREVTMIVRDYAGNISTCTSTVQVRCPCPLNTLPPSCADDVTISLGSSCDFKLDVADVLYNDVTGCDDPYKINVTGRAGLSLGDVVTSEYMGETLIYNVIDTMTGNRCWGRIHVEDKLPPQFVCRDLTISCFEDIPPPPTPIENCGVIPEPEILEEVYTSYSCEDNADFVGYLHRAVRVSDIWGNFRECSQDIYIRRESLDNLVCPEPTEIDCCAKDASGNALLWNTNLVDIDDQGYPHPKVLIDANGKNVGIAPPPYFVVDGDTAYAFNLNHACNIVVDYQDEVIPNCGSSYMIRRNWVLKDWCYGSELQCSQLIKIMDTLAPVPERLDGITVEVNAHACKGEVTITPPAIAEECSFKFYKSDAASAYASIGYHYEIIYYDPSHPGKMLVQQGELAFGQQEKLYLPEGDHEIIWTISDGCWNQGTYVQPVWVLDNMPPEPVCDEITQVTFTDSCWARIYAKDLDDGSYDGCCSDLHFAVAQMDSIDYWRAYWNNVYLECYGEYQYVHHHEEITATIEHWIDCYVFRDYVDVTECGEEQLVVRIYEACGLPVLDPHTFAGTEHQWYCFNLYDDYACFLRLHYDELQHYANPRPVLGCDYETQMCAYRDPFNLGYETQPNPLCCDYETAPANDPLRIKWESVKEAYPELVTLSANRWTFDHSYSECMVQLLKDDKVAPVCIAPENITVFCDGTPWEVEVPFKLDEYNNPYVLRGPGAAWKVCSPKGDYLSNTSCPDNGWYNGIVGERCCLEVPYQQTGIGYYGGPAMSYYYDHPDDDCGYTTWSPEMMDGAKDDWISWKPVYCMLWLWLDTFDDPSFGKPKFRFGEAEISDACTPQEELQIDVVDDGALNTCGTGTLKRTWTATDKCGNQTSCSQTITVLPRSDFEVVFPADIYVNCSDGLNLDADRQGAGAPILMDDDCELLGVTYSDETVDIGQNGCYTILRTWKIIDWCVYDPDKTGYHHSPYPDVIVDDRVVAGDDRSCVYRYLKDNGDGIIEYVQVIRITDDIAPEITCRQHTDICSFSNDCQSTDLTLTLGSAQDNCTPSKNLAYRYTVYEGGTKNLVATGQDTVVTGTFSLDVDYDVLFVVRDWCGNEDSCLTSFVIRDCKKPTPYCHDGIVTVIMPSSGEVTIWAKDLDAGSYDNCTNPEDLTFSFSEDGSQDSTTYTCTDMPDGEEVISEKQIWVFDKAGNKDFCSVEIHVQDGSGDVCLPDSSAAFTSLQGAVTTPFDQGIASVNIFVGDRLRSATNPNGSYTLTHMDKHLPQMIKPSKLDRADNGVTTLDVVALQKHILGLSRIESPYLLLAADVNGDGAITVVDLVELRKLILGSITEFSSSPSWIFVDRNYAMDLTHWQKAPNYIEFTDSMIGRSMDFVGIKVGDLNGTARVSELQQLAVRSVSDYTLIVDNETWSRNQPVTIPVRASRSLDISGIQAEFELDNLVDAEIIGNVLPVTPVHYRRDANKLYLSIDAAAGIMVKEGDVLFTIKGKASVQASTLDLIALTDHDRMNPELYDTQADIHSLNLGTGQVDKLPMLYQNKPNPFSEETIIPFYIPAAQEIEIRVLAVDGTEVWKQRKYLEPGNHQWAIQLPRTSEGGIYFYQLLSGERVITRKMIYITR is encoded by the coding sequence ATGAGAGGTCTGTACAAAAACACTTTGTTTGTTTTAGGTATGGGTGCTGTTGCTGTATTTGCGTATGCACTCAAATCCAGAAATTCAGCTTCACCCGAGCATTATTTATCACCGCCAACTGCGATGATGATGGCTTCGGTTGGTGGATTACAATTTATCGGCTACGATGCGGATGCAACTTCAGGCTTCAGTTTTGTTATATTGGAACCTGTCACCGCGGGAACCGTGTATTATTTTACCGATAGGGGATGGAGCACAACTATAGGATTTCCTGCAGTAGGGACGGAAGGAATTCTCACCGTGACCTTAAACAATAATTATAGTTGTGGAACCGAATTTGCTGTTTACGATGCTTCAGGAACTTGGGTCGTGGAGTCTTCGCAGGGTGGAAGTCCTTCAGTGACAGAATCCGGTAATTTTAATCTGGAGACCTCTGGAGATCAGATCTTTGCCTATCAGACTTCTGAGCCAACTGTGGGAAATGAAGGGAATTTTCTAGCAGCCATTCAAATGAATAACGGTTGGAATGGCTCCAATACTGGAAATAATAATTCACAACAACCAGTCTTTTTTACTTCCGGAAACCCCGGAGTCGGTCTCGATATTGTACTAACCCCTGAGGTTGATAATGCCAAATACGATTGCAGTACAAGCACCGGTGCAGCCTCCAACATACTATCGGCCATAAATACCGAAGGTAACTGGGACACGGATAATACCAATGCATTTGATCTCACGGCTTATTGCGGTATGTGTTGTGATAATTCAGCACCGGTAGTCCTGGCTCCCAATACCGTCGATCTTAATGCTGCTTATACCCTAACCTTTAATTCGGTTTTGCCCCCGGGAGAAAGTTGGGAAATCTACACCCAGGGTTGCGGGATAGGGCCCGTGCTTACGTCAACGATGGGGACATCCGTCCAGCTTATCGCACCAGGGGTGGCACAGGAGTTGGTTTATTTCATTAAATCAACCTCCGGTACCTGTTGCACCCGGGTGACCATCTGTGTTATCGACCCATTTGCGGTGTGCACCGACTGTTCTACCGGGCCGTTTGCCTGTGGTGAATGCGTGCTTTCGGATCCGGCACCCAATCCTCCATTGAGTGCAACCTGTGATGACCTTCAACTGGTTTTTATTATTGACGAATCTGGTTCTATCGGCAGCGCGGGAGCTACCGGAGATGTCCGGGACGGAACGCTTGCATTTCTCAATGCGCTCAATGGCTCAGGCGTTGATATTGCCATCATTGAATTTAGTACTGAAGCTCGCTTAGTAACCAACTATGTACCTATTGACAATGCGCTGATTTCAGCTGTCACCGGATATTTCAACGGAACTCCGTTTAACTCACAAACCTATTCTCCATCAGGAAGCACAAACTGGCATCATGCCTTGTACATCGCGGACACCTTGAGTATTCAGCCAGACATGGTCATTCTATTTACAGATGGATCTCCAACTGCATATGGTACTTCAACTGGGATAAGTTGTAACAATGACGCATCCCTGGTTAACCCGGTCAAAATTGCCAACCGGATGAAAAATGATGGATCTCACATATTTATGCTCGGGGTTGGTACCGTCGATTCAACCAATTTGAAGGCAATGTCCGGAGAACTTAAATACAATGCCGGAGTCAATACCATTGGTACGGCAGACTGGACCAATGAGAACTTCAATAACCTGGCTCAGTGCCTGGAAGATTTTGCCTATGAATTATGTGCCACGGTTATTTCTCTCGAAAAATCCATTGTTGACTTATCCTGTGATACAGCTACTTTCCAGCTGATCGTGCGTAACCTGGGCGGAACGAATGTTGCAACCTCGGTTATGGTAGTCGATACATTTCCTGCTGGTTATGGATCGGTGATTTATACAGGTCCCCAATCAGTGTGTATCGGGGCAGCATGCATGCCTGGGCAACCTGCTACCACCTTCAAATGGACTGTAGGCAGCATTCCGCCGAATGGTAGCGACACTTTACTCATAAGGGCTACAGTACTCAATAGTGGCAGTCGACTTAATACGGCTTGGGCTACATCAAGTACTGCGGATACTGCCTCCGCCAGTGTCGATGGAGTCGATTTGCAACCAGATACCCAGTCACCAATGATCGCATGCCCTGCAGATACTACCATTGATTGCGGCACGAGTACTATGCCCCTGGCAACGGGACAGGCATCCGCAACCGATGATACGGATCCCAACCCGGTAATAACTTACAGTGATTTAACATTCAGTGGTACGCTGCCTTGTATAGTGTTACAACGTACCTGGTCCGCGACAGACCTCTGTGGAAATATCGCGAGCTGCAATCAAATGATTACCATTCAGGATTCAGTGCCTCCCACCATTATATGCCCTTCTAACAGAACGGTGACTTGCCTGGATGATACTTCTCCGGCAAGCCAGGGCATGGCGACAGCCAGTGATAATTGTACCATTACGCCGGGCATTGTGTTTACAGACCAGACAAGTGGTGGGTCGTGTCCTGCGAATTTTATTTTATCCAGAACCTGGATAGCTACCGATGCCTGTTCAAATACCAATACCTGCGTCCAGACGATTAGTGGTGTAGACGATATGCCGCCGGCATTGACGCCCGCCCGGGATACGGTGGTTGAGTGTGATGGTTCTGGAAATACAGCTGCCTATTCGGAATGGATTACATTGCATGGAAGGGCAACGGCATCTGATCTATGTTCTACATTCACCTGGTCCAGTCAAGTTATTAGTTCGATGACCGGATGTGGTAACACCAGGCAGGATTCCGTCCGGTTTATCGTCATCGATGCTTGCGGGAATGCAGATACAACCATGGCAAAATTTATCATTAAAGACCTCACACCACCGACCATTACACCCGCGACGGCCATAACCATAGATTGTAACGCTTCTCCCAATGCCTTGTCAGACTGGCTATCAGCCCATGGAAATGCTATGGCATCCGATGTTTGCGGTAACATCACCTGGAGTAATAATTTTACTAGTGCCCCGGAAGCTTGCGCTGGTAGTGGGGTCATACCTGTCACATTTTATGCAACGGATGACTGCTTGAATGTCGATTCAACAACGGCCAATTTGACTGTTTCTGATGACTCGCCTCCTCATATTATTCAACCTGCGCGTGATACCATGGTTCAGTGTGAAGGAGGTGGCACCAGCGCTTATATGATTTGGCGTACCAACCTGGGTGGCGCACAGGCTACGGATGACTGTGGGGAGGTCACCTGGTCAGACCGGGAAATCAGTTCGACGCCTGGATGTGGGCTTACACGCAGTTATTTGGTTCGCTTTTATGTAGAAGATGCGTGTGGAAACATGGATAGCACTCAAGCGACATTCTCCTACATTGATACCGTACCACCCGTATTACCGGCACCACCGAATGACACCCTGGTAGACTGTCCGCCTAACGCGCCGGGAATTGTGCCTTTGGTTGCGATGGATGCCTGTTCGGGAGGACCCATCCTCGCCTTTCCAACCCGTGTTACGGAGTCTTTTTCATGTGACTATTATATTACGGACAAATGGATCTTCATGGATGCCTGTGGTAATAAGGATTCACTGGAAAGGAGAATCCATGTCAAGGATTCCATTGCCCCGGTATTTCCGACCCTGCTGGCCGGTGATACCATTTACTTCGATTGCGACGATCCGGTGCCAGGCGACCTGCCAGGAAGCACGGACAATTGCGGAAGTGTTGAAGCCGGGTACATCGATGTGGATCTGATGGTTACCTGCCCAAGTGAGCGGATCATCGAGAGAACCTACATGTCAACCGATGTATGTGGTAATTCTTCGGTAATAGTCAACTATCTCATTTTTAAAGATACCACTCCGCCGGTCCTTTCACCTGCCATGGATACTCTGGTTGACTGTGATGGAACCGGTAATACAACTGACCTGGCCAATTGGATTGCCAACCACGGTGGAGCAACGGCTTCGGACAATTGTGCATCGATGATCATATGGTCAAACCGGACGATATCAAGTTCACCTGCCTGTCCGAATACGAGGGATGACCTGGTACGATTTTATGCCAGGGATGAATGTGGAAATATTGATTCCACGGAGGCTCATTTTATCATAAGAGATGTGACACCGCCACTATTTACAAATGATCCTCAGGATATTACCATCGACTGCGGGATGATGCAAGGAGCTCTGCTGAATGACTGGTTAATGAATAATGGATACGCTGTGGCCACGGAAGAGTGCAGTGTGGTCTCCTGGTCAAATGATTTTGGAGGTGAGCCAGGGGCTTGCGGGGACAATAATTCCATCACCATTACCTTTACGGCAACAGACCAATGCAATAATAGTAGTGTGCGCACCGCACAGCTTACCATTCAGGATAATATTGCACCAACAGTTCTCAATGAAGCTTCCGATACGACAGTAGATTGTGACGGTCGCGGAAATATGGCAGAATTTGGTTCTTGGATAAATCGTCATGGTGGCGCCACAGCCACAGATGATTGTTCGGCTGTTTCCTGGGATACGACCCTGATGCAAAGAACCATATTATGTGATTTTACATCCACCTCGACGTATTATTTCATTGCGACGGATGGTTGCGGAAATGCAGATACGAGTACGGCGACGTTCACAATACGTGACATTACCCCCCCGTCACCGCCTCAGGCTCCAGCCAATATAACTGTGACCTGTTCCGGTGATATCCCCTCAGCTGCCAGTTTAAATGCCATGGACGTCTGTGCGGGTATTATTCCGGCAGTGGTATCAGATGTAGTCAGTGATTCTAATTGTTTGAATCAATTTGAAGTTTCCCGTACTTGGATTTTTACTGATCCCTGTGGAAACACTAGCAGTGTGCAACAATCGATTTTGGTGAGTGATGATGTGCCTCCGCAGATTCATGGAGTCAATGACCAGGAAGTGATCATTGTGTCCTGTGACCAACCGTTGCCAACCTTTAATGTAACAGCATCGGACAATTGTGGGATGGTAAGGTTAGTGCCGTCTATATCTTCCGGTACTGGTAGTTGCTCTGCAGAATCCATGCAAACACTTACCTGGACTGCCATTGATACGTGCCAGAACAGGACAACGGTTTCTATAACCATACAAATTGTTGATACTACCCCACCAGTCCTTACTATACCTGGAGACAGGATGATTTCCTGTGAACAGGACACAGCAGTGAATATCCTCGGTTTAGCGACCGCTATGGATAATTGTAGTGGCGTGACCATCAGTCATAATGATCGTACAATTCCCGGATCTTGCCGTCAGAATTACACCATCAATCGTACTTGGATCGCGGTAGACCTATGTATGAACAGTGCTTCAAGGATTCAGATTATTGAGGTGGTCGATACCACACCTCCCACCTATACTCCGCCTCAGAATATCACCATTGATTGTGGGGCCGGCCAAGCTTCTGACTTGCAGACCTGGTTAGATAACCATGCCAATAGCACTGGCTCGGATAATTGCAGTTTGGGAGTTATTTGGCGCTATGATCCTGTCATCTCCCCAGATGCCTGTGGGCTTGACAATTCTGTGCCTGTAAACTTTTACGTGGCAGATAGCTGTGGAAATGAAGCTTCATTCACGGCAATGTTAACAATAGTCGATGAAGTGCCGCCAACGATTTCAAGCGCAGCCAGAGATACCACCGTTGAATGTGATGGGGCAGGAAATGTTGCTGATTTCAACGGCTGGGCGAATCGACATGGAGGTGCTTCAGGATCAGATGATTGTGGAACCGTAAGCTGGTCTTATCAGGTGCTAACCTCGACACCCGGATGTGCAAGTACACGGGTGGATTCAGTCCGGTTTGTGATAAGAGACCTATGTGATAACCGGGATACGACCTATGCAAATTTCATCATCGTGGATAACACGCCTCCGATGATACAACTCCCGGTGGATCTTACGATTTTATGTGATGAGCCCGTGGATCCGTCTTTTACAGGATTGGGAATTGCAATTGATGAATGTGGTGGTGCTACGATCCGGTTCAATGACGCCATCACTCCAGGGAGTTGCCCGCAAGAATATCAGATCAGCAGAACCTGGGAAGCTGTCGATGCATGCAACAATTCAAATTCACGGATCCAGCAGATCAATGTAGTTGACACGGTTCCACCGATGATGATATGTCCTCCGGATAGTTTTGCAAACTGCTTCGCTGCTGAAATTGATACCTTCTATCATTGGTCTCAATATGTAGCAGGCGGAGGTTCAGCTACAGATGCCTGTGGGCTGGATACCAGCAGTTACCGGTTCCTTTATGAAACATCCACTATGATTCCTCAGGGTTTCGAGGTGTTGAGGTATTACACCGTCAGTGATTCTTGTGGAAATGCGGACACCTGTACGCACCGAATTATCATTCATGATAATATTCCTCCAGTGGCATTATGCCGGGATAGCTTTATGATCATGGCGGATTCTGCCGGAAATGTCCGGGTCATAGCCGATTCAGTGGATATCGGGTCATACGATAACTGTGGGATAGCATCCATTACCTTCTCACCAGCAGTGGTCTCTTGTACTTTCTTCTATAATACCACCATCTGGCGTGAGGTAACCATGATCGTAAGGGATTACGCCGGTAATATTTCCACTTGCACGTCCACGGTTCAGGTACGGTGTCCTTGCCCCCTGAACACGTTGCCACCTTCCTGTGCTGACGATGTGACCATTAGCCTGGGTTCATCCTGTGACTTCAAGCTGGATGTCGCCGATGTTTTGTACAATGATGTGACCGGATGTGACGATCCTTATAAAATCAATGTCACTGGTCGTGCCGGGTTGTCATTGGGTGATGTAGTGACCTCGGAATACATGGGCGAGACCCTGATTTATAACGTGATCGATACCATGACCGGAAACCGGTGCTGGGGAAGAATTCATGTGGAAGATAAGTTGCCACCTCAGTTCGTATGTCGCGATCTGACCATCAGTTGTTTTGAAGATATTCCGCCTCCACCGACTCCGATAGAGAACTGTGGCGTGATACCGGAGCCCGAGATCCTGGAAGAGGTCTATACCTCTTACTCCTGTGAAGACAATGCTGATTTTGTCGGTTACCTCCACCGTGCCGTAAGAGTATCGGACATCTGGGGCAATTTCCGGGAGTGCAGTCAGGACATCTATATTCGACGGGAATCTCTGGACAACCTCGTTTGCCCTGAACCCACAGAGATAGACTGCTGCGCAAAGGATGCCAGTGGGAATGCGCTCTTATGGAATACGAATCTGGTTGACATCGATGACCAGGGTTACCCACATCCGAAAGTGTTAATTGATGCAAATGGGAAAAACGTAGGCATCGCACCTCCTCCATACTTTGTGGTCGACGGTGATACCGCTTATGCCTTTAATTTGAATCATGCCTGCAACATCGTGGTAGATTATCAGGATGAGGTGATTCCAAATTGCGGTTCGAGTTATATGATCCGTCGCAACTGGGTCCTGAAGGACTGGTGTTATGGCAGCGAATTGCAGTGTTCGCAGTTGATTAAGATCATGGATACCCTGGCTCCTGTTCCGGAGCGTTTGGATGGCATCACGGTAGAGGTCAATGCTCATGCCTGCAAAGGTGAAGTGACCATTACACCTCCTGCCATTGCAGAAGAATGTTCCTTTAAATTCTACAAGTCGGATGCAGCATCTGCTTATGCATCCATCGGATATCACTATGAGATCATTTATTACGACCCGTCCCATCCAGGCAAGATGTTGGTGCAACAGGGTGAGTTAGCTTTTGGTCAGCAAGAAAAGCTGTATCTGCCTGAAGGTGATCATGAGATTATCTGGACCATCAGTGACGGGTGCTGGAATCAGGGCACTTATGTTCAACCTGTTTGGGTTCTCGATAATATGCCACCCGAGCCGGTTTGTGATGAAATAACGCAGGTTACCTTTACCGACAGTTGTTGGGCGAGGATTTATGCTAAGGACCTGGATGACGGAAGTTATGACGGCTGTTGCAGCGATTTGCATTTTGCCGTTGCTCAGATGGATAGCATTGATTACTGGCGGGCGTATTGGAATAATGTTTACCTGGAATGTTATGGCGAGTACCAATATGTACACCACCACGAAGAAATAACTGCTACGATTGAGCACTGGATAGACTGTTACGTTTTCCGGGATTATGTGGATGTCACAGAATGCGGAGAAGAGCAGCTGGTCGTCCGGATCTATGAAGCATGTGGATTGCCAGTTCTGGATCCGCATACTTTTGCCGGTACTGAGCACCAGTGGTATTGCTTTAATCTGTACGATGATTATGCATGTTTCCTGCGGCTGCACTATGATGAATTACAGCATTATGCCAATCCCAGACCAGTATTGGGTTGCGATTACGAGACACAAATGTGCGCTTACAGGGATCCATTTAATCTTGGTTATGAGACTCAGCCCAATCCTTTGTGTTGCGATTATGAGACTGCACCGGCAAATGATCCATTGCGTATCAAGTGGGAGTCGGTCAAAGAAGCGTACCCTGAACTGGTGACTTTGAGTGCAAACCGATGGACCTTTGATCACAGTTACAGTGAGTGCATGGTTCAGTTGCTTAAAGATGATAAGGTCGCTCCGGTCTGTATAGCACCTGAAAATATTACGGTGTTTTGCGACGGTACCCCCTGGGAAGTTGAAGTTCCGTTCAAACTGGATGAATACAATAATCCTTATGTTTTGAGAGGTCCTGGTGCGGCATGGAAAGTCTGCTCGCCAAAGGGTGATTATCTGAGTAATACGTCTTGTCCGGATAACGGATGGTATAATGGGATAGTGGGCGAACGTTGTTGCCTTGAGGTTCCCTACCAGCAAACCGGAATTGGATATTACGGAGGACCGGCAATGAGCTATTATTATGATCACCCGGACGACGATTGCGGATATACCACCTGGTCACCCGAAATGATGGATGGAGCAAAGGATGACTGGATTTCTTGGAAACCGGTGTATTGTATGCTCTGGTTGTGGTTGGACACTTTTGATGATCCTTCCTTTGGTAAACCAAAATTTAGGTTCGGAGAGGCAGAAATTAGTGATGCCTGTACCCCTCAGGAAGAATTGCAAATTGATGTGGTCGATGATGGAGCATTAAACACCTGCGGGACGGGTACGCTTAAACGCACCTGGACGGCCACAGATAAATGCGGCAATCAAACCTCCTGCTCGCAAACCATTACTGTGCTGCCAAGAAGCGACTTTGAGGTGGTATTCCCGGCAGACATCTATGTAAATTGTTCAGATGGTTTAAATCTGGATGCGGATAGGCAGGGAGCTGGTGCGCCCATACTCATGGATGATGATTGCGAATTGCTGGGAGTTACTTATAGTGATGAAACGGTGGATATCGGGCAGAATGGTTGTTATACAATCCTGCGAACCTGGAAGATCATCGATTGGTGTGTGTATGATCCGGATAAAACCGGATACCACCATAGCCCGTATCCGGACGTAATTGTGGACGACCGTGTGGTAGCAGGAGACGACCGGTCGTGTGTTTACCGCTATTTAAAGGATAACGGGGATGGCATCATAGAATATGTCCAGGTTATCCGGATCACGGATGATATTGCTCCCGAGATCACCTGCCGCCAGCATACGGACATATGCAGCTTCAGCAATGATTGCCAATCTACGGATCTTACATTGACATTGGGATCGGCACAGGACAACTGCACGCCATCCAAAAACCTGGCTTATCGTTATACAGTCTATGAAGGCGGAACCAAAAACCTGGTGGCAACTGGTCAGGATACGGTGGTAACGGGAACATTCAGCCTGGATGTCGATTACGATGTTCTTTTTGTTGTACGGGACTGGTGTGGAAATGAAGATTCATGTCTGACTAGTTTTGTGATCAGGGACTGTAAGAAGCCGACCCCGTATTGCCACGATGGAATTGTTACGGTCATTATGCCGTCGAGTGGGGAGGTTACGATTTGGGCGAAAGACCTGGATGCCGGCAGTTATGATAATTGCACCAATCCGGAAGATTTGACATTCAGCTTTAGCGAAGATGGTTCACAGGATTCTACGACCTATACCTGTACCGATATGCCGGATGGAGAGGAAGTTATTTCTGAAAAGCAGATCTGGGTATTTGACAAAGCCGGAAATAAAGATTTCTGTTCAGTAGAGATCCATGTTCAGGATGGCAGCGGTGACGTATGTTTACCGGACTCCTCGGCAGCATTTACATCGCTGCAGGGTGCGGTGACAACACCATTTGATCAGGGTATTGCAAGCGTCAACATCTTTGTAGGAGACCGATTGCGGTCTGCAACTAATCCTAATGGAAGTTATACGCTGACCCATATGGATAAGCATCTGCCTCAGATGATCAAACCATCCAAACTGGATCGGGCGGACAATGGGGTCACCACGCTGGATGTAGTTGCCCTACAGAAACATATTCTGGGATTGTCACGCATAGAATCCCCGTACCTGCTGCTGGCCGCAGACGTCAATGGTGATGGAGCTATTACTGTGGTTGATCTGGTGGAATTAAGAAAGTTAATCCTTGGCAGTATCACTGAATTCTCCAGTTCCCCTTCCTGGATTTTCGTAGACCGTAATTATGCTATGGATTTAACCCACTGGCAAAAAGCTCCGAATTACATTGAATTTACCGATTCAATGATCGGGCGCTCCATGGACTTCGTCGGAATAAAAGTCGGTGACCTGAACGGGACAGCACGAGTAAGTGAGTTGCAGCAATTAGCTGTGCGGTCGGTATCCGATTATACCTTGATCGTTGATAACGAAACCTGGTCACGGAACCAGCCGGTCACCATTCCGGTTCGTGCTTCCAGATCGCTGGATATTTCAGGAATACAGGCCGAATTTGAACTGGATAATCTGGTGGATGCAGAGATTATCGGAAATGTATTGCCGGTGACTCCTGTCCATTATCGCCGGGACGCTAATAAGTTGTACCTGTCCATTGATGCGGCAGCAGGAATAATGGTTAAAGAAGGCGATGTTCTCTTTACCATTAAAGGTAAGGCCAGCGTCCAGGCTTCAACGTTGGATCTGATTGCGCTGACAGATCATGATCGAATGAATCCGGAATTGTATGATACACAGGCAGACATCCATTCCTTGAACCTTGGTACCGGCCAGGTGGACAAATTGCCAATGTTGTATCAGAATAAGCCTAATCCGTTCAGCGAGGAAACCATAATCCCCTTCTACATACCGGCGGCACAGGAAATCGAAATCCGGGTGTTGGCTGTTGATGGTACAGAGGTCTGGAAGCAGCGTAAATACCTGGAGCCAGGTAATCACCAGTGGGCGATTCAGTTACCAAGGACTTCTGAAGGCGGAATTTATTTCTATCAATTATTGTCCGGAGAACGTGTTATCACCAGAAAAATGATCTACATCACGAGGTAA